Proteins from a single region of Punica granatum isolate Tunisia-2019 chromosome 8, ASM765513v2, whole genome shotgun sequence:
- the LOC116187783 gene encoding UDP-galactose/UDP-glucose transporter 7, translating to MDPRSDADASPVSSLFAAFSYGIASMAMVFINKAVLMQYSHSMTLLTVQQLVTALLIHLGRVMGYTKAKRLNMETAKKLFLVSLFYNANVAFALASLKGVNIPMYIAIKRLTPLAVLIAGFFRGKGRPSTQVTLSVVLIAAGVLIAALGDFSFDLYGYTMAFTSVFFQTMYLVLVERSGAEDGLSSIEIMFYNSFLSLPFLLFLIIATGEFPNSLALLIAKSNSLSFLVILVLSLVMGIVLNYTMFLCTIVNSALTTTIVGVLKGVGSTTLGFFVLGGVKVHGLNVTGLVINTAGGIWYSYAKYQQKMHKSSKLASDPEAHRK from the exons ATGGATCCTCGGAGCGATGCTGATGCTAGTCCGGTGTcaag TCTTTTTGCTGCATTCTCATATGGAATTGCTTCGATGGCCATGGTCTTCATCAACAAGGCCGTCCTTATGCAGTACTCGCATTCGATGACCCTTCTTACTGTACAG CAATTAGTGACAGCATTGCTCATTCATCTCGGTCGAGTGATGGGGTACACAAAAGCCAAACGCCTAAACATGGAGACTGCAAAAAAGCTCTTTTTGGTCTCACTTTTCTACAACGCAAACGTTGCATTTGCTTTGGCAAGCTTGAAAGGTGTTAACATCCCGATGTATATTGCAATAAAGAGACTCACACCACTTGCTGTACTGATAGCAGGGTTTTTTCGGGGAAAAGGGAGACCTTCAACGCAG GTCACTCTCTCTGTAGTTTTGATTGCGGCGGGGGTTCTTATAGCAGCTTTGggagatttttcttttgaccTCTATGGATATACCATGGCTTTCACTTCCGTGTTTTTCCAG ACAATGTACCTTGTCTTAGTGGAGAGGTCTGGTGCAGAAGATGGGCTTTCATCCATCGAGATCATGTTTTACAACAgctttctttctcttccttttttgCTATTTCTTATCATCGCTACGGGGGAATTTCCAAATTCTCTGGCGCTGTTAATTGCAAAG AGCAATTCTCTCTCCTTTTTGGTGATTCTTGTTCTTTCACTGGTGATGGGCATCGTTCTGAACTACACCATGTTCTTGTGTACCATAGTCAACTCTGCTCTAACAACTACCATTGTTGGAGTCCTGAAAGGCGTCGGTTCCACA ACGCTTGGGTTTTTCGTACTGGGTGGGGTAAAAGTGCATGGTTTGAATGTGACGGGATTAGTTATCAACACGGCTGGGGGCATATGGTATTCCTATGCAAAGTATCAGCAGAAGATGCACAAGTCCTCGAAGCTGGCGTCCGATCCCGAAGCACATCGGAAATAA
- the LOC116187006 gene encoding putative disease resistance protein RGA3, with translation MADLILSSVADSITGLVSQEIGLACGVKSELKKLHTTVSIIRGVLREVDEGRIKTEDVKEWLKQLKELFYDADDLLDDFSTEALRRGRVTGICKRTLNEVRIFFSSSNQLVYASKMAHRVRDIRERIDVIKSARAYILLEGNNIPTVGSLVENRVRPETYPYESETYVVGRDKDKKEIMEFLRNLNFEENVSILPIVGLGGLGKTTLVRLVFNDERVEESFALKLWVCVSTNFHVEDILRKILRDCTPNRELIANLDMKELRERMGKELGGKKFLLVLDDVWNDNRSKWLELQGFLMNGAKGSKILVTTRSRRVAKTMAPTFHELSGLSDNDSLSLLMRMAMKQEHEWKNQNLEMIAKEILKKCAGVPLAIKTIGRLLLFLRNTEEDWLNFKNDDISRISQEEGDIMPTLKLSYDFLPLHLKQCFAYCSVFPKDFELEPRELVHLWMAQGFIKLQGSKKTLEKVGQDYLMELLSRSFFQDMEEDMYGNIVRCKMHDLMHELAQFVAGLDCITIDSSHEKTFPEGARHVSIVPMENYEWNGFERDKRVRSLLLMGPDPRMRTWISNPVSPCSRNRQAIFVMDWRIEIGHLDVSCFSNLRALHIRHVSIKMISDSIGKLKCLRSLDLSKNDLSYLPNSISRLCNLAALNLRGCKSLERLPEGITKLINLRQLDVSGCSKLTHMPRGIGKLTRLQMLGEFVVGEKGNSDAARLNELSKLTGLGNALTIRHLERVGSSISSEVDASFSIQKLALQWMGLVWDYRESANAEAVLERLRPHPDLKGLRIARYSGARLLSWVSQLQKLVRIEISNCDQCTHLPPLDNLSSLKSIYLHDLSKLEWVEGSESGATLHSTSFPSLEELELESLSKFRGWERSGNRTDLFMLPRFSDKVKFSFRGCPRFSFMQGRHLQLLRGATIKLGQQLLKDVTVRPNLSAVTSLSIYEMEDAEHLPAELFRSLPSFASLVISYCRRLKALCGRAILRYLPALESLEISFCEELDLSIDDHDDCGGGGGEGMIHLQQQLQVHLKLRHITISGVHKTESLPRWFQHLSSLEYLRIEDCEGLKSLLPGRLILSLLTTLEWLERNSCPQLDLSTGQSEDQDDCGGGGESMIHLQRQLQVHRTLRRITISGVHKTKSLPWWFQHLSNLEYLSIKYCEGLKSLLPGRLVLSLLTTLESLELWSCPELGLSTGQSENQDSGGGGEGTIHLQQQLQVHRKLRRITISEVHKMESLPWWFQHLSNLEHLCIVHCKGLKSLLPGRLILLLLTTLQSLVLMSCPQLDLSTGQSEDQGDMPPDLQFDRPAKLQSLQIWDIEKMETLPWWIQHLTNLESLEIYGCGKLKALPEWFPNLTSLKILEVSDCGEELTRRYRDNTGEDSPKISHIHDVRIR, from the coding sequence ATGGCTGATCTGATCCTCAGTAGCGTCGCGGATTCCATCACCGGACTTGTCTCCCAGGAGATCGGACTGGCATGTGGTGTCAAAAGTGAGCTCAAGAAACTTCACACTACCGTCTCTATCATCCGTGGCGTGCTTCGTGAGGTTGATGAGGGACGAATCAAGACTGAGGACGTGAAGGAATGGCTCAAGCAGCTGAAAGAGTTGTTTTATGATGCTGATGACCTTCTTGATGACTTCTCCACTGAAGCCCTGCGTCGTGGGAGAGTGACGGGAATATGTAAGCGGACCCTGAATGAGGTTCgtatcttcttctcctcttctaaTCAGCTCGTCTATGCCAGTAAAATGGCTCATCGAGTCAGGGATATTAGGGAGAGGATTGACGTCATTAAGAGTGCTAGGGCCTATATTCTGCTAGAGGGAAACAATATTCCTACTGTGGGGAGTTTGGTGGAAAATCGAGTTAGGCCCGAAACTTATCCATACGAGAGTGAAACATACGTGGTTGGAAGAGATAAggacaaaaaagaaattatggaGTTCTTACGTAATCTTAATTTTGAGGAGAATGTGTCCATCCTGCCAATAGTAGGTCTTGGAGGCCTTGGGAAAACGACGTTAGTAAGACTTGTATTCAACGATGAACGCGTGGAGGAGTCTTTCGCGCTGAAACTTTGGGTTTGTGTGTCAACAAACTTTCATGTTGAGGATATTCTGAGGAAGATCTTACGAGATTGCACCCCTAACAGGGAACTAATTGCAAATCTCGATATGAAAGAGTTGCGAGAAAGGATGGGGAAAGAGCTCGGCGGAAAGAAGTTTTTACTCGTTTTAGATGATGTGTGGAATGATAACAGGTCCAAGTGGTTAGAACTGCAGGGGTTTCTTATGAATGGTGCAAAAGGAAGTAAGATATTGGTGACTACTCGCAGTCGACGTGTGGCCAAAACCATGGCTCCAACATTTCATGAATTGAGTGGCTTATCAGATAATGATTCGCTATCTCTGCTGATGCGAATGGCAATGAAGCAAGAACACGAgtggaaaaatcaaaatttagaaATGATCGCTAAAGAAATTCTGAAGAAATGTGCTGGAGTTCCCCTTGCAATTAAGACGATTGGGCGTCTACTGTTGTTCTTGAGAAATACGGAGGAAGACTGGTTGAACTTCAAGAACGATGATATATCGAGAATAAGCCAGGAGGAAGGTGACATCATGCCAACGCTTAAGCTGAGCTACGATTTTCTACCATTGCATTTGAAACAGTGCTTCGCTTATTGCAGCGTGTTTCCAAAAGATTTTGAGCTAGAACCACGTGAGCTCGTTCATCTTTGGATGGCTCAGGGTTTTATCAAACTTCAAGGCAGTAAGAAAACACTCGAGAAAGTCGGTCAAGATTATTTGATGGAGCTGCTTTCGAGATCCTTTTTCCAGGACATGGAAGAAGATATGTATGGGAACATTGTAAGATGCAAAATGCATGATTTGATGCATGAGCTTGCGCAGTTCGTGGCGGGACTTGACTGCATCACCATTGATAGCTCACATGAGAAAACGTTCCCAGAAGGAGCTCGTCATGTATCTATAGTTCCCATGGAAAATTATGAGTGGAATGGATTTGAGAGAGACAAGAGAGTAAGGTCCTTGCTTCTTATGGGGCCTGACCCGAGAATGAGGACTTGGATTAGTAATCCGGTTTCTCCATGTTCTAGAAATCGACAGGCGATATTTGTTATGGATTGGAGGATTGAGATTGGTCATTTGGATGTTTCATGTTTTAGTAATTTACGAGCACTACACATTCGTCATGTCAGCATAAAGATGATATCCGATTCCATCGGTAAACTGAAGTGCTTGAGGAGTCTTGATCTGTCGAAGAATGATTTAAGTTATCTGCCGAATTCAATAAGCAGGCTGTGCAATTTGGCGGCGCTTAATCTCAGAGGATGTAAGTCTCTAGAGAGATTACCCGAAGGCATCACGAAGTTGATCAATTTAAGGCAGCTTGATGTGAGTGGATGTAGTAAGTTGACACATATGCCCAGGGGGATTGGGAAGTTGACTAGGCTGCAAATGTTAGGTGAATTCGTGGTGGGAGAGAAAGGGAACTCAGACGCTGCAAGGTTGAACGAGTTGAGCAAACTTACCGGATTGGGGAATGCATTGACTATTCGACATTTGGAAAGAGTCGGAAGTAGTATTTCGAGCGAGGTCGATGCTTCCTTCTCGATACAGAAGTTAGCTCTTCAATGGATGGGACTAGTTTGGGATTATCGGGAGTCGGCCAATGCAGAAGCGGTTTTAGAGAGACTGCGACCCCATCCAGATCTTAAGGGATTGAGGATAGCAAGATACAGCGGTGCGAGGCTTTTGTCCTGGGTTTCTCAACTGCAGAAACTAGTCAGGATTGAGATTTCCAATTGTGATCAGTGCACGCATCTACCACCACTAGATAATCTCTCTTCCCTCAAAAGCATCTACTTGCATGATTTGAGCAAGTTGGAGTGGGTAGAGGGGTCGGAGAGTGGTGCTACGCTGCATTCTACTTCCTTCCCATCGTTGGAAGAATTAGAGCTGGAGTCCCTTTCTAAATTCAGGGGATGGGAGAGGAGTGGAAATAGGACTGATCTATTTATGCTCCCCAGGTTCTCTGACAAGGTCAAGTTCTCCTTCCGTGGCTGCCCGAGATTCTCTTTCATGCAAGGTCGACATCTACAACTCTTGAGGGGAGCCACGATCAAACTTGGACAACAGTTGCTGAAGGATGTCACTGTACGCCCAAATCTCTCTGCAGTGACGTCACTCAGCATTTACGAAATGGAGGATGCAGAGCACTTGCCAGCGGAGTTGTTTCGGTCCCTCCCATCTTTCGCGTCTCTCGTAATCAGTTACTGCCGTCGCCTGAAAGCTCTCTGTGGGAGGGCGATCCTCCGGTACCTACCCGCCCTTGAGTCGCTGGAAATTTCCTTTTGCGAAGAGCTCGATTTATCAATCGACGACCATGATGAttgtggtggtggtggtggtgaagGCATGATCCATCTGCAACAGCAGCTGCAGGTCCATCTTAAGCTTCGCCATATTACAATCTCAGGAGTTCATAAGACGGAGTCTTTGCCTCGGTGGTTCCAACACCTCTCTAGCCTGGAATATTTACGCATTGAGGATTGCGAAGGCTTGAAGTCTCTGCTGCCTGGAAGACTGATACTTTCGCTTCTCACCACCCTCGAATGGTTGGAGCGAAATTCCTGCCCACAGCTCGACTTATCGACAGGGCAGTCAGAAGATCAAGATGAttgtggtggtggtggtgaaAGCATGATCCATCTGCAACGGCAGCTGCAGGTCCATCGAACGCTTCGCCGTATTACAATCTCAGGAGTTCATAAGACGAAGTCTTTGCCTTGGTGGTTCCAACACCTCTCcaacctggaatatttaagcATTAAGTATTGCGAAGGCTTGAAGTCTCTGCTGCCTGGAAGATTGGTACTTTCACTTCTCACCACCCTTGAATCGTTGGAACTATGGTCCTGTCCAGAGCTTGGCTTATCGACAGGGCAGTCGGAAAATCAAGAtagtggtggtggtggtgaagGCACGATCCATCTACAACAGCAGCTGCAGGTCCATCGCAAGCTTCGCCGTATTACTATCTCAGAAGTTCATAAGATGGAGTCTTTGCCTTGGTGGTTCCAACACCTCTCCAACCTGGAACATTTATGCATTGTGCATTGCAAAGGGTTGAAGTCTCTGCTGCCTGGAAGACTGATACTTTTGCTTCTCACCACCCTCCAATCGTTGGTGCTAATGTCCTGCCCACAGCTTGACTTATCGACAGGGCAGTCAGAAGATCAAGGAGATATGCCGCCCGATTTACAATTCGACAGACCAGCTAAGCTCCAAAGTCTGCAAATATGGGACATAGAAAAAATGGAGACCCTCCCGTGGTGGATTCAACACCTCACTAACCTTGAAAGTTTAGAAATCTATGGCTGCGGAAAACTGAAGGCTTTACCTGAGTGGTTTCCCAATCTCACCTCACTCAAAATCCTGGAAGTTAGTGATTGCGGGGAGGAGCTGACAAGAAGGTACCGAGATAATACCGGAGAAGACTCGCCTAAGATTTCTCACATACATGATGTAAGAATACGGTAA